The Bacillus sp. Marseille-Q1617 genome has a segment encoding these proteins:
- the sigW gene encoding RNA polymerase sigma factor SigW, translated as MEALVKKRIKQVLKGDQSAFAELVELYKDKVFQICYRMLGNRHEAEDIAQEAFIRAYVNIETFNQKRKFSTWLFRIATNLCIDRIRKKKPDYYLDAEVAGTEGLTMYSQVAADVQMPEDEVENMELQETIQKEISKLPEKYRSVIVLKYIEELPLQEISEILDMPLGTVKTRVHRGREALRKQLKSL; from the coding sequence ATGGAAGCATTAGTGAAAAAACGGATAAAACAAGTGTTAAAAGGCGATCAAAGTGCTTTTGCAGAATTGGTTGAGCTTTATAAAGATAAAGTGTTTCAGATTTGTTATCGGATGCTTGGGAACCGGCATGAAGCAGAAGATATAGCACAGGAAGCGTTTATCAGGGCTTATGTGAACATTGAAACCTTTAATCAGAAACGGAAGTTCTCGACGTGGCTGTTTCGGATTGCTACGAACCTTTGTATAGACCGGATACGGAAGAAGAAGCCGGACTATTATTTGGATGCCGAGGTGGCAGGCACGGAAGGATTGACGATGTATTCACAGGTTGCAGCCGATGTACAGATGCCTGAAGATGAAGTGGAGAACATGGAGCTTCAGGAGACGATACAGAAGGAAATTTCCAAGCTGCCTGAGAAATATCGATCGGTTATCGTATTAAAATATATCGAAGAACTGCCGCTGCAGGAAATCAGTGAAATACTGGATATGCCCTTGGGTACGGTCAAGACAAGGGTACATAGAGGCCGGGAAGCTCTTCGTAAACAATTAAAATCTTTATAG
- a CDS encoding anti-sigma factor produces MKTCPEELIDYMHDYLDGDITSENEQKLKHHLQQCEECQHHFHELKKAIAFVQSTSHISAPDDFTNKVMDRLPKEKKKVGVERWLRHHPLLTAAALFIFFMTGSVFASWNDNQDFSFTKNDALVVQDHTVVVPEGKVVNGDLTVRNGDVKIEGKVTGDVTVINGNQYLASAGTVTGEIKEIDAAFEWLWYQVKTGAKDLVEWGNSQLDEK; encoded by the coding sequence ATGAAAACTTGTCCTGAAGAATTGATCGACTATATGCACGACTATTTAGACGGCGATATAACAAGCGAGAATGAACAGAAATTAAAGCATCATCTGCAGCAGTGTGAGGAGTGCCAGCATCACTTTCATGAGCTGAAAAAAGCGATAGCGTTCGTACAAAGCACTTCCCATATCAGTGCGCCGGATGACTTTACCAATAAGGTGATGGACAGATTACCGAAAGAAAAGAAAAAGGTAGGCGTAGAGAGATGGCTCCGCCACCATCCGCTGCTGACGGCGGCTGCTCTATTCATCTTCTTTATGACAGGAAGTGTGTTTGCCTCATGGAATGACAATCAGGATTTCTCATTCACCAAAAATGATGCGCTGGTCGTACAGGATCACACGGTCGTGGTTCCTGAAGGCAAGGTGGTAAATGGGGATTTGACCGTCCGTAATGGCGATGTGAAAATAGAAGGAAAAGTGACAGGCGATGTAACCGTCATTAACGGGAATCAATATCTTGCCTCCGCCGGTACGGTTACTGGGGAGATCAAAGAAATCGATGCGGCATTCGAATGGCTTTGGTACCAGGTCAAAACAGGGGCAAAAGATTTAGTTGAATGGGGAAATTCGCAACTTGATGAAAAGTAA
- the cdaA gene encoding diadenylate cyclase CdaA, with protein sequence MPFIDLFSDYSALDYVSDIVDILVVWFVIYKLIMLIKGTKAVQLLKGIFVIIIVRGLSSIFGLDTLGWMMEQALTWGFLAIIIIFQPELRRALEQLGRGHLFSRTGMQEEEEQEQMIESMTKAVSYMAKRRIGALLSIERETGMSDYIETGIAIDAKITSQLLINIFIPNTPLHDGAVIIQKRQIAAAACYLPLSESPFISKELGTRHRAALGVSEVTDSITVVVSEETGAISITKNGELHRDLSLERFKEILTVELIGDKTNASSSKWSWRGKKENG encoded by the coding sequence ATGCCGTTTATCGATCTATTTTCAGATTACTCTGCCCTGGATTATGTCTCGGATATCGTAGACATTCTTGTGGTATGGTTTGTTATCTATAAATTAATCATGCTCATAAAGGGTACCAAGGCAGTTCAATTATTAAAAGGTATCTTTGTCATTATCATTGTCAGGGGGCTCAGCAGTATCTTTGGTTTGGATACACTGGGGTGGATGATGGAGCAGGCGCTCACATGGGGTTTCCTCGCGATCATCATCATCTTCCAGCCTGAACTTCGCCGTGCACTTGAGCAGCTGGGAAGGGGACATTTATTCTCAAGGACCGGTATGCAGGAGGAAGAAGAACAGGAGCAAATGATCGAGTCCATGACGAAGGCGGTCAGTTATATGGCCAAACGCCGGATTGGTGCTCTTCTTTCTATTGAAAGAGAGACCGGGATGAGTGACTACATAGAGACGGGTATCGCGATTGATGCCAAAATCACTTCTCAATTGCTCATCAATATTTTTATCCCGAATACTCCGCTTCACGACGGGGCGGTCATTATCCAGAAACGTCAAATTGCTGCAGCAGCCTGTTATCTGCCTCTTTCGGAAAGTCCGTTCATTTCGAAAGAACTTGGAACGAGGCACAGAGCAGCCCTCGGTGTAAGTGAAGTGACGGATAGTATCACGGTTGTCGTATCAGAAGAAACGGGAGCAATCTCCATCACGAAGAACGGAGAGCTGCATCGCGATCTGTCATTGGAGCGCTTCAAGGAAATCCTGACAGTGGAGCTGATAGGAGATAAGACAAATGCTTCCTCATCAAAATGGAGCTGGAGGGGGAAGAAAGAAAATGGATAA
- a CDS encoding YbbR-like domain-containing protein, protein MDKFMESRWFMRVVGLLLAFILYLSVNFDDIQKTANNSSNPQTSFDTIQNVPLEVFYDSENLVVSGLPETVNLTVDGPKAIVQPTKTLKDFQVYVDLNDVGIGEHQVPVEIDNISDKLKVKINPEFVTVTVQEKVTEEFTIEPEFNSGLLSNGYEAEGLSVNPKTVKVTGAKDQIEQIAYVKATLDIEGEISENVTREAKVQVLDREYNKLNVQIEPEFVDVTVSVVNPSKEVPIAVKEKGSLPEGTTLESISVEPETADVFGRQEVLDTIKELTAEVDLSKITKDTTISVPLSLKDGLNKVAPEEVKVNIDVNTNSEKKLSGLELTPEGLGEEYEYTILTPENGAVDATLKGENGVVEKVTKEDFNLALDLTGLEPGEHEVEIDAEGPENIDWTLSQDTVKIQIKEKNTSA, encoded by the coding sequence ATGGATAAATTCATGGAATCCCGTTGGTTTATGCGTGTGGTTGGGCTGCTTCTGGCATTCATCCTTTACTTATCAGTGAACTTTGATGATATCCAGAAGACTGCGAACAATAGCAGCAATCCCCAAACATCCTTTGACACCATCCAGAATGTGCCGCTCGAAGTTTTTTATGATTCCGAGAACCTTGTTGTTTCGGGACTCCCGGAAACCGTGAATTTGACGGTGGATGGCCCGAAGGCGATTGTTCAGCCGACCAAAACATTAAAAGATTTTCAAGTGTATGTCGACTTGAATGATGTGGGGATTGGTGAACATCAGGTTCCTGTGGAAATTGATAATATATCGGATAAATTGAAAGTGAAGATCAACCCTGAGTTTGTAACGGTAACCGTACAGGAGAAAGTGACCGAAGAATTTACGATAGAACCGGAGTTTAATTCAGGCCTCCTATCGAACGGATATGAAGCCGAAGGTCTATCAGTGAATCCGAAAACGGTCAAGGTTACAGGGGCAAAGGATCAGATAGAGCAGATTGCTTATGTAAAAGCGACCCTTGATATAGAGGGTGAAATAAGTGAAAATGTCACGAGGGAAGCGAAAGTCCAGGTCCTGGACCGGGAATATAACAAACTGAATGTCCAGATCGAGCCGGAATTTGTGGATGTCACCGTATCCGTGGTGAACCCGAGCAAGGAAGTTCCGATCGCTGTTAAGGAAAAAGGTTCCTTACCGGAAGGAACGACCCTCGAGTCCATTTCGGTTGAACCTGAAACAGCCGACGTATTCGGCAGGCAGGAAGTATTGGATACAATCAAAGAGCTTACAGCCGAAGTCGATTTAAGCAAAATCACGAAAGACACAACCATTTCCGTACCGCTTTCTTTGAAAGACGGCTTAAACAAAGTGGCCCCAGAGGAAGTAAAGGTCAATATTGACGTCAATACAAATTCCGAGAAAAAGTTATCTGGACTTGAACTGACCCCGGAGGGCTTGGGAGAAGAGTACGAATACACCATATTGACGCCTGAGAACGGAGCAGTCGATGCGACGTTAAAAGGAGAAAATGGTGTAGTTGAGAAAGTAACAAAAGAAGATTTTAACTTAGCCTTGGATCTGACGGGTCTCGAGCCCGGCGAGCATGAAGTGGAGATTGATGCCGAAGGTCCTGAAAATATTGATTGGACGCTATCTCAAGATACAGTGAAGATTCAGATTAAAGAAAAGAACACTTCAGCATAA
- the glmM gene encoding phosphoglucosamine mutase, whose protein sequence is MGKYFGTDGVRGVANTELTPELAFKLGRFGGYVLTKDATRPKILIGRDTRISGHMLEGALVAGLLSIGAEVMRLGVISTPGVSYLTKALGAQAGVMISASHNPVADNGIKFFGPDGFKLSDDQELEIEELLDQTEDSLPRPTGADLGQVSDYFEGGQKYLQYLKQTVDEDFDGLHIALDCAHGATSSLATHLFADLDADISTMGASPDGLNINEGVGSTHPEALAEMVKEKGADVGLAFDGDGDRIIAVDEHGAIVDGDQIMYICGKYLKSEGRLKQSTVVSTVMSNLGFHKGLEEHGIQSIQTAVGDRYVVEEMKTNGYNLGGEQSGHIIFLDYNTTGDGLLTGIQLVNIMKVTGKSLSELAGEMQKFPQKLVNVRVTDKHHVTDNEKVKSVIEKVEAEMNGNGRILVRPSGTEPLVRVMAEAPTEELCAQYVDEIAEVVKREMGLNE, encoded by the coding sequence ATGGGTAAGTATTTTGGAACAGATGGTGTAAGAGGTGTAGCGAATACGGAATTAACACCGGAATTGGCATTTAAACTTGGCCGATTCGGCGGTTATGTCCTGACGAAGGATGCGACACGTCCTAAGATCCTGATTGGAAGAGATACCCGTATTTCCGGGCATATGCTTGAAGGGGCATTGGTTGCCGGCTTGCTCTCTATCGGGGCGGAAGTGATGCGTCTTGGCGTCATCTCGACTCCGGGAGTTTCCTATTTGACGAAAGCGCTGGGAGCTCAGGCGGGAGTGATGATATCTGCTTCTCATAATCCTGTCGCGGATAACGGAATTAAATTCTTCGGTCCTGACGGTTTTAAATTATCCGACGATCAGGAACTCGAAATCGAAGAGCTGTTAGATCAAACGGAAGACAGCCTTCCACGTCCTACAGGCGCAGATCTTGGCCAGGTAAGTGATTATTTCGAAGGCGGACAGAAGTACCTTCAATACTTAAAGCAGACTGTAGACGAAGATTTCGATGGTTTACATATTGCATTGGACTGCGCTCACGGTGCCACTTCCTCATTGGCGACCCACTTATTTGCTGATTTGGATGCAGATATCTCAACGATGGGCGCGTCTCCGGATGGATTGAATATCAATGAAGGAGTGGGATCGACTCATCCTGAAGCACTTGCCGAAATGGTGAAGGAAAAAGGTGCGGATGTCGGACTGGCATTTGATGGTGACGGGGACCGTATCATTGCGGTGGATGAACACGGGGCGATTGTAGACGGCGATCAAATCATGTATATCTGCGGTAAATACTTGAAGTCTGAAGGCAGACTGAAACAGTCGACAGTAGTATCGACGGTCATGAGTAATCTTGGCTTCCATAAAGGCCTCGAAGAGCATGGGATTCAAAGCATCCAGACCGCAGTCGGGGACCGCTATGTAGTAGAAGAAATGAAAACAAACGGTTACAACCTCGGCGGTGAGCAGTCAGGTCATATCATCTTTCTTGATTACAATACGACTGGGGACGGCCTCCTGACAGGTATTCAGCTTGTGAATATCATGAAGGTGACAGGCAAATCATTATCTGAGTTAGCGGGAGAGATGCAGAAGTTCCCGCAGAAGCTTGTGAATGTACGAGTTACAGACAAGCATCATGTAACAGACAATGAAAAAGTGAAAAGCGTCATCGAAAAAGTGGAAGCAGAAATGAACGGAAACGGCCGGATCCTTGTCCGCCCATCCGGTACCGAGCCTCTTGTACGCGTGATGGCTGAAGCTCCGACGGAAGAATTATGTGCGCAATACGTTGATGAAATTGCTGAAGTGGTAAAAAGAGAAATGGGATTAAACGAATAA
- the glmS gene encoding glutamine--fructose-6-phosphate transaminase (isomerizing) codes for MCGIVGYIGNSDTKEILLKGLEKLEYRGYDSAGIAVQNADGIHVFKEKGRIADLRGIVDENVASNTGIGHTRWATHGVPSQVNAHPHQSTSGRFTIVHNGVIENYSQLKRQYLTDVEFKSETDTEIIVQLIEKLVEEGNAVEEAFRQTLMLLKGSYAIALLDAENDETIFVGKNKSPLLVGLGEGFNVVASDAMAMIQVTDQFVELMDKEMVIVTKEKVEIQNLIGEVMERAPYTAEIDASDIEKGTYPHYMLKEIDEQPLVMRKIIQAYQNENNELHIDEPIVGAMKEADRIYIIAAGTSYHAGLVGKQFIEKSAGIPVEVHVASEFNYNMPLLSEKPLFIFISQSGETADSRAVLVQVKEMGHKALTITNVAGSTLSREADYTLLLHAGPEIAVASTKAYTAQLAVLAILAHVTGQSCGTVQDFDLIQELGIVATAMEALCDTKEEFEEIAREYLSTTRNCFFIGRSLDFYVGLEGSLKLKEISYIQAEGFAGGELKHGTIALIEEGTPVVALATQEAVNLSIRGNVKEVVARGANPCIISMKGLEDEEDRFVIPEVNPMLTPLISVIPLQLISYYAALHRDCDVDKPRNLAKSVTVE; via the coding sequence ATGTGTGGTATCGTAGGATATATCGGAAATTCAGATACGAAGGAAATTTTGTTAAAAGGTCTTGAGAAGCTTGAGTACCGTGGTTATGATTCTGCAGGTATTGCCGTTCAGAATGCAGATGGAATCCACGTATTTAAAGAAAAAGGCCGTATCGCGGATCTTCGCGGAATCGTTGATGAGAACGTAGCAAGCAACACAGGGATCGGGCATACCCGCTGGGCGACACATGGTGTACCAAGCCAGGTGAATGCTCACCCTCATCAAAGTACTTCAGGGCGTTTCACGATCGTTCATAACGGTGTAATCGAAAACTACTCACAGCTTAAACGTCAATATCTTACGGATGTTGAGTTCAAAAGTGAAACAGATACAGAAATCATCGTTCAATTGATCGAAAAGCTTGTTGAAGAAGGAAACGCTGTAGAAGAAGCGTTCCGTCAAACATTGATGCTGCTTAAAGGATCTTATGCAATCGCGTTATTGGATGCTGAAAACGATGAAACGATCTTTGTAGGAAAAAACAAGAGCCCGCTGCTTGTAGGTCTTGGTGAAGGCTTCAACGTTGTAGCAAGTGATGCAATGGCGATGATCCAGGTAACGGACCAATTCGTTGAACTGATGGATAAAGAAATGGTCATCGTAACAAAAGAGAAGGTTGAAATCCAAAACCTGATCGGGGAAGTAATGGAACGTGCTCCTTACACGGCTGAAATTGATGCAAGTGATATCGAAAAAGGAACATACCCTCATTACATGCTGAAAGAAATCGATGAGCAGCCATTGGTGATGCGTAAAATCATCCAGGCATACCAAAACGAGAACAACGAGCTTCACATCGATGAGCCGATTGTCGGTGCAATGAAAGAAGCGGACCGCATCTACATCATAGCTGCCGGAACAAGCTACCACGCTGGACTTGTAGGAAAGCAATTCATCGAGAAGAGCGCAGGCATCCCTGTGGAGGTCCATGTTGCGAGTGAGTTCAACTATAATATGCCGCTTCTATCCGAGAAGCCATTATTCATCTTTATTTCTCAAAGCGGTGAAACGGCTGACAGCCGTGCCGTTCTTGTTCAAGTCAAAGAGATGGGCCACAAAGCGCTTACGATTACAAACGTAGCAGGATCCACTCTATCACGTGAAGCGGATTACACACTTCTTCTTCACGCAGGACCTGAAATCGCAGTAGCTTCCACAAAAGCTTACACAGCTCAATTAGCGGTATTGGCAATCCTTGCTCACGTAACGGGCCAATCTTGTGGAACGGTTCAGGACTTCGACTTGATCCAGGAGCTTGGAATCGTAGCGACTGCTATGGAAGCGCTGTGTGATACGAAGGAAGAATTCGAGGAAATCGCACGAGAATATCTTTCAACAACACGCAACTGCTTCTTCATCGGACGTTCACTTGATTTCTATGTAGGGCTTGAAGGTTCACTGAAGCTTAAAGAGATCTCTTACATCCAGGCAGAAGGATTTGCCGGTGGAGAGCTTAAGCACGGTACAATCGCCCTGATCGAAGAAGGAACACCGGTCGTCGCTCTTGCAACGCAGGAAGCTGTAAACTTAAGCATCCGTGGAAATGTGAAAGAGGTAGTGGCTCGCGGAGCGAACCCTTGCATCATCTCCATGAAAGGTTTAGAAGACGAAGAAGACCGCTTCGTCATCCCAGAGGTTAACCCAATGTTAACACCTCTTATCTCTGTCATTCCGTTACAATTAATTTCTTACTACGCTGCTCTGCACCGCGACTGTGATGTAGATAAGCCGCGTAACCTGGCTAAGTCGGTTACGGTTGAGTAA
- a CDS encoding DUF1292 domain-containing protein, whose product MLITTVFWREDKSKWRCMMERNIRDPITVTDENGHELHLTVEALFDMFDETYALLKTQDKIQDMLVMRVENEGSEQYLESIEDPNTIENILDAYEIAVDAQPSEQGFKEH is encoded by the coding sequence GTGCTTATAACTACGGTCTTTTGGAGAGAAGATAAGAGTAAATGGAGGTGTATGATGGAGAGAAATATAAGAGATCCAATAACCGTAACGGATGAAAACGGCCATGAATTACATTTAACAGTTGAAGCCTTATTCGATATGTTCGATGAAACCTATGCCCTCTTAAAAACCCAGGATAAAATCCAGGATATGCTGGTGATGCGTGTTGAAAATGAAGGCAGTGAACAGTATCTGGAAAGTATAGAGGATCCCAATACAATAGAGAATATTCTTGATGCGTATGAAATTGCGGTGGATGCACAGCCGTCCGAGCAGGGTTTCAAAGAGCATTAA
- a CDS encoding FUSC family protein, whose product MKHLHRQHVWLGRFLASDPGRKRFQQAGKATISLISAVFTMLFLLNLWEYQAITPAIVAGLVGMLGVMIVMDDTEAKKKVTTVLIGVSVAFGITVGSLLAHYSLLVNGLMVLVIFSAFYFSRFQIRYFSMGMAGFMAIYMSFILQLDAAHLMWFYIGIISGVVYAYFYSFVLFKGSVHVLRRSMRSFHIQSNVTFTILIKMIEDPDSSEKRRKILYRNVNRLNDYARIVSSEINDEDLKKLWPGIESSQLRLYVFDTEMLVQTLTDSLRRLKELDALESAEVRRLLVWVIRSLRDAEVLAHNYDPHYLEEAEKAIQGLRLLLTEFLSKEEKPKGVYLLRRIESIANHVLEAALTIQESLKKPGEDIKAADEAAEDEPDEKEVKPLIDRSLKPQTRKGIQALVAGTLAIIVGEIISPTQPYWVLLTTFIIQIGTESVGRTYMKGFQRSVGTVIGAIIGFGAAKLVSGQSELEVFLLFFVLFMALYLFTVSYTMMSLFITMLIAFMYDLLLGGISMQLMGARVLDTIAGAVIALSVSALVLPKKTKHKVGDALDDFFNELESYVSVYLKGFMKSDNPPLTDQAFDLDQKLQAVKDEAASILQRPGALTRSGIGRWITVTTAINYYAKHLLASSNRKADPQVTNHLYAVLGETEEKLTHNIKSLRGLMKGSEGKAHFWSLNEERAEVEKLAPSRLHSQLDIIHHLYYIWRINQSILAIGKEVGADVREMKGESG is encoded by the coding sequence ATGAAACATTTACATAGACAACATGTATGGTTAGGGAGGTTCCTGGCTTCGGATCCCGGGCGTAAGAGGTTTCAGCAGGCAGGGAAGGCGACGATCAGTTTGATATCTGCCGTGTTTACGATGCTGTTTCTCCTCAATTTGTGGGAGTATCAGGCGATTACCCCTGCCATTGTGGCGGGGCTTGTCGGTATGCTTGGGGTCATGATCGTCATGGATGACACCGAAGCGAAGAAGAAAGTGACGACCGTCTTGATTGGGGTGTCGGTCGCTTTTGGAATAACGGTGGGTTCTTTACTCGCACATTATAGTCTGCTCGTGAATGGGCTGATGGTGCTTGTGATCTTCTCGGCCTTTTATTTTTCGCGTTTTCAGATCCGTTATTTTTCGATGGGGATGGCAGGGTTCATGGCCATTTATATGTCGTTCATTTTGCAATTGGATGCGGCGCACCTCATGTGGTTTTATATTGGGATCATCAGCGGAGTTGTATACGCTTATTTTTACAGCTTTGTCTTGTTTAAGGGTTCGGTTCATGTTCTGAGGAGAAGTATGCGTTCTTTCCATATCCAATCGAATGTGACATTTACGATCCTGATAAAAATGATTGAAGATCCTGACAGCAGTGAGAAGAGGAGAAAGATCCTTTATCGAAATGTGAATCGTTTAAATGACTATGCACGAATCGTTTCCTCAGAAATCAATGATGAAGATTTGAAAAAGCTGTGGCCTGGCATCGAGTCGTCTCAGCTAAGGTTATATGTGTTCGATACGGAGATGCTTGTCCAGACCTTGACGGATTCGCTCAGACGTCTGAAAGAGCTGGATGCGCTGGAATCTGCAGAAGTGAGGCGCTTGCTGGTCTGGGTCATACGTTCGCTCCGGGATGCTGAGGTGCTGGCCCATAATTATGACCCCCATTACTTGGAGGAAGCGGAGAAAGCCATTCAGGGACTGCGGCTGCTTCTGACAGAATTTCTTAGTAAAGAAGAAAAGCCTAAAGGAGTGTATCTCTTAAGAAGGATTGAATCGATTGCGAATCACGTGCTGGAAGCGGCACTGACCATCCAGGAGTCACTTAAAAAGCCTGGAGAGGACATAAAAGCAGCAGATGAAGCGGCTGAGGATGAACCGGATGAGAAGGAAGTTAAGCCGTTAATAGATCGGTCTCTTAAGCCGCAGACGCGAAAAGGCATTCAAGCGCTGGTCGCCGGGACCCTTGCTATCATCGTAGGCGAAATCATTTCACCGACTCAGCCTTATTGGGTGCTGCTGACCACTTTTATCATCCAGATTGGTACCGAGTCAGTGGGCAGAACATATATGAAGGGTTTCCAGCGGTCTGTCGGCACGGTCATCGGGGCCATCATCGGGTTTGGTGCGGCAAAGCTGGTATCCGGACAATCCGAGCTTGAAGTCTTCCTGCTCTTTTTCGTTTTATTCATGGCCCTCTATTTGTTTACCGTTTCCTATACGATGATGAGCTTATTCATCACGATGCTGATCGCGTTTATGTATGATTTATTGTTGGGCGGAATCAGCATGCAATTAATGGGAGCGAGGGTGCTGGATACAATTGCAGGAGCGGTGATTGCCTTAAGTGTGTCCGCTCTTGTACTGCCGAAGAAAACAAAGCACAAGGTGGGGGATGCGCTTGATGATTTCTTTAATGAGCTGGAAAGCTATGTTTCTGTTTATTTAAAAGGGTTTATGAAAAGTGACAATCCACCTCTTACTGATCAGGCATTTGATCTCGATCAGAAGCTTCAGGCAGTGAAGGACGAAGCGGCATCCATTCTTCAAAGGCCCGGTGCACTCACTCGTTCCGGAATCGGAAGATGGATCACGGTGACCACGGCAATCAACTATTATGCGAAGCATCTATTAGCCTCTTCCAATAGAAAAGCTGATCCCCAGGTAACGAATCATTTGTATGCAGTTTTAGGGGAAACAGAGGAGAAGCTTACACACAATATCAAGTCCTTGCGTGGACTGATGAAGGGATCAGAGGGAAAAGCTCATTTCTGGAGCCTTAATGAGGAGCGTGCGGAAGTCGAGAAGCTTGCGCCAAGCAGGCTTCACTCTCAACTGGATATCATTCATCACCTCTATTATATCTGGCGGATCAACCAGTCGATTCTCGCAATCGGCAAGGAAGTGGGGGCAGATGTAAGAGAAATGAAAGGAGAAAGCGGCTAA
- a CDS encoding YqcI/YcgG family protein translates to MTNPELVPQWVIEEYQRFHEVVTDKTFPCYFGMTGEKKGELRYSYISHDNWEHLPQTLKEFNELFDIPEGQRLIRHGFFLFVEPEKEERDIPYYREYFWNILQFLHENDDKPWPADYPKDPDHHLWAFSFAEEPYFVFGNTPAYKQRKTRDLGNSLVLGFQPRRIFEGLEGTSKGGIMSREKVRERVEKWDGLPKHPNISHYGDPDHREWKQYFIGDDIEPIEGKCPFHHK, encoded by the coding sequence ATGACCAACCCGGAGCTCGTGCCGCAGTGGGTCATAGAGGAATATCAACGTTTTCATGAAGTTGTAACGGACAAAACGTTCCCTTGTTATTTCGGGATGACCGGAGAGAAAAAAGGGGAACTTCGCTACTCATATATCAGCCATGACAACTGGGAGCATCTGCCCCAGACATTAAAAGAATTCAACGAATTATTTGATATACCGGAAGGGCAGCGTCTCATTCGGCACGGTTTCTTTCTATTTGTTGAACCTGAGAAAGAAGAGAGAGATATCCCGTATTACCGCGAATATTTCTGGAACATCCTTCAGTTCCTGCATGAGAATGATGACAAACCATGGCCGGCGGATTATCCAAAAGATCCAGATCACCACTTATGGGCGTTTTCATTCGCGGAAGAGCCGTATTTCGTTTTCGGTAATACGCCTGCCTATAAGCAGCGGAAAACCCGCGATCTTGGAAACAGCCTTGTATTAGGTTTCCAGCCAAGAAGAATATTTGAAGGTCTAGAAGGTACCTCCAAAGGAGGCATCATGTCACGTGAAAAAGTAAGGGAACGGGTTGAGAAGTGGGACGGCCTGCCGAAACACCCCAATATCAGCCACTACGGAGATCCTGATCACCGGGAGTGGAAGCAGTACTTCATAGGGGATGATATTGAACCGATTGAAGGGAAATGCCCGTTTCATCATAAATAG
- a CDS encoding DUF4097 domain-containing protein — MKNIFAIIIAILALGALYTILNDQTSLFAKENKSGDSVKVSNDVDSIELLLESGETEIIPWDENEVKVEIDGNGKLTLKERGNTIEVEVKHKWYQWIAFNQKSDITVYVPKDYDRDMNIELGSGEVVFTGGSTSTPMKLDTFTVRMGSGDMELVHFDTNVFDHKGSSGDLTIDNLTTKDGKVDLSSGDVEISNFEGPLSGDVSSGDVTVMMKSLTGDIDFDVSSGEVNLDLPDDAGFTLDGRASSGDVSSTFPLKDKKDEDGDLSGTAGNGKYNVKASVSSGSVDIY; from the coding sequence ATGAAGAATATCTTTGCAATCATCATTGCGATATTGGCTTTAGGGGCTCTTTACACCATTTTAAATGATCAAACATCTTTGTTTGCCAAGGAAAATAAATCAGGTGATTCAGTGAAAGTGTCAAATGATGTGGATTCAATTGAATTGCTTTTAGAAAGCGGCGAGACGGAAATTATTCCTTGGGATGAGAATGAAGTGAAAGTCGAAATTGATGGAAATGGTAAACTCACTCTGAAGGAGAGAGGAAATACGATTGAAGTGGAGGTAAAGCATAAATGGTATCAATGGATTGCCTTCAATCAAAAATCAGATATCACCGTGTATGTTCCGAAAGATTATGACCGGGATATGAATATTGAACTTGGTTCTGGTGAAGTTGTATTTACAGGCGGGTCAACATCCACCCCCATGAAGCTTGATACATTCACAGTAAGGATGGGCTCTGGTGATATGGAACTGGTACACTTCGATACAAATGTATTCGATCACAAGGGATCATCAGGTGACTTAACCATTGACAACTTAACCACTAAAGACGGGAAGGTGGATCTAAGCTCAGGAGATGTCGAGATCTCGAACTTTGAGGGTCCGCTAAGCGGCGATGTTTCTTCCGGTGATGTAACGGTCATGATGAAGTCGCTGACAGGGGACATAGACTTTGATGTCAGTTCAGGCGAAGTAAATCTGGACCTCCCGGATGATGCCGGTTTCACCCTGGATGGGCGTGCAAGCAGCGGAGATGTTTCGTCAACCTTCCCACTCAAGGATAAAAAAGATGAGGATGGCGATCTCAGCGGCACAGCGGGGAACGGAAAGTATAACGTGAAGGCTTCTGTCTCAAGCGGCAGTGTGGATATTTACTAA